The Bombus vancouverensis nearcticus chromosome 2, iyBomVanc1_principal, whole genome shotgun sequence genome window below encodes:
- the LOC143303641 gene encoding uncharacterized protein LOC143303641 isoform X3, with the protein MSPSRRPSPPTMPLAHLPPPLHLLHCGLPPPGSRLPPPLPPPPPPPSVSHPSMSPTAQKHYSSSSGGNSAAGVTSNANSPPRSLDSHLTVSPLNRLQSMQPFDFRKLGTLGLPAFPPLPPPPSAEQLLQNRKSMRNPQSPHSPPHHSSSNQLQRPHMPPVAPVSSSALNFGHPLSVAVSSGALPPSFPTHFPPPPMGKSSGSVTGMTAPADVHSGGEKSSEFGSEEDEEDDENSDSALNLSRRDSMSKHVTEQRHPPPLPLQAAPLGRPPGIPGRKPHSPGKRPGSQWGASANIPPNLGTPFINPTTGKKRVQCNVCLKTFCDKGALKIHFSAVHLREMHQCTVKGCSMMFSSRRSRNRHSANPNPKLHSPHLRRKISPHDGRSSMAHALVLPPQVGLPVPATGLNHLPFGSFPLLTPPPDLRSPASLCGLDFKHLDLQSQSQGRPGYDEALQQRMSANAGISTTTALTTAGVAMTTAAETPNTTAAARGSFSSNSVVDTVSPSTQASTAAVEGEEEEDDDDGGIVVVAEDDASNLPSRLPLRPGEDDDEQPADFSLAKRPKLYFGDPTEEDLASNADSNEDNDSMGTIDQQSYSVSQNSMNSTSLHSRGVRKRKSQHPTRCAVLTEVHSSSTDGDSSNDEERVQRRCLSEGAGMSAINDFQSQPEDMSMSRLEAEERKISPSSPKNLSFNDHESSSRSPETCNARDGTRTNGGGGKRDTASSQENVEDLSQDEPRDLSSRASSVKSPKRQISPEPKTCHEPAETRATEAGSISVASIGQKDPNSSELADRRKSESEEATKEDETTTRVSLKKEKEPEEKAKEEENQEEGDDEEDEPMEEVEEDDDDEEVNAALRNQEGERPDDPSRAPSSVDSRPTTADDLSHDSSTNTLRQLESLSQGRAMQYTGMQQAASRSGRGSTSPVSLTTHQETTMDNSSRGSRSSSASPSTAAMDTDNSLITYARYENGGFVSTQEVPLDRENPRRCTACGKVFQNHFGVKTHYQNVHLKLMHRCSVDGCNAAFPSKRSRDRHSANLNLHRKLLSTSSSPPLSSSLPPSLSPRVDDTQMNPLLHNEFLARLYTDAGIGALGAYPLTPGLPSAVDLAARIPPPHPLLLPPHLGATFSGLSSFASHLAGLNGLTHQHLNHLTRMSQDQGNRHPPGSGSPMSSPGSEDRKEEARCTIPGCDRVFGSRAVRDAHSKDPQAHRDLSVLSTSGS; encoded by the coding sequence ATGTCACCAAGCAGACGACCTTCGCCGCCGACGATGCCACTAGCACATTTACCACCACCTCTACACCTACTCCACTGCGGTCTCCCGCCTCCAGGCTCGAGGTTGCCACCTCCTCTgccaccaccgccgccgccacccTCCGTCTCGCATCCGTCGATGTCGCCCACGGCCCAAAAACACTACTCATCTTCGTCCGGTGGAAACTCCGCAGCGGGGGTGACGAGTAACGCGAATTCACCCCCGAGAAGTCTAGATTCCCATCTGACGGTATCACCGCTCAACCGACTGCAGAGCATGCAGCCATTCGACTTTCGGAAGCTAGGAACCTTAGGACTGCCAGCGTTCCCACCTCTCCCACCACCACCGTCGGCCGAGCAGCTGTTGCAAAATAGAAAATCCATGAGAAATCCACAGAGCCCGCACAGTCCGCCCCACCATTCGAGCAGCAATCAGCTCCAGAGGCCTCACATGCCGCCCGTAGCGCCTGTCTCTTCTTCCGCGCTTAATTTCGGACATCCGCTCTCGGTGGCGGTGTCTTCTGGTGCTCTTCCACCCAGTTTCCCTACTCATTTTCCACCACCGCCAATGGGCAAGTCGTCAGGCTCGGTGACAGGCATGACGGCGCCCGCGGACGTGCACAGCGGAGGCGAGAAGAGCAGCGAGTTTGGTTCGGAGGAAGACGAAGAGGACGACGAGAATTCGGACAGCGCGTTGAACCTCAGCAGGCGCGACTCCATGTCTAAGCACGTTACCGAGCAGCGACACCCTCCTCCACTACCTCTCCAAGCTGCTCCTTTAGGCAGGCCACCCGGAATCCCCGGAAGAAAGCCCCACTCGCCAGGCAAACGGCCGGGCAGCCAATGGGGCGCGTCCGCCAATATCCCTCCGAACCTCGGTACTCCATTCATCAATCCTACCACCGGGAAGAAAAGAGTGCAGTGTAACGTCTGTCTGAAGACCTTCTGCGACAAAGGCGCGCTCAAGATCCACTTCAGCGCGGTACATCTACGCGAGATGCACCAGTGCACCGTGAAGGGATGCAGCATGATGTTCAGCTCGAGGCGATCGCGCAACAGACACAGCGCCAATCCAAATCCAAAACTGCATTCGCCTCATCTGCGACGGAAGATCTCGCCGCACGATGGCCGCTCATCCATGGCGCACGCGCTCGTTTTACCACCCCAAGTGGGTCTACCTGTTCCAGCTACCGGTCTCAACCATCTTCCCTTCGGTTCCTTTCCGTTGCTGACTCCACCTCCCGATCTTCGATCGCCAGCTTCGCTGTGCGGCCTCGACTTCAAACACCTGGACTTACAGTCTCAGAGTCAAGGTAGACCGGGCTACGACGAGGCTCTACAGCAGAGGATGAGCGCGAACGCGGGTATTTCGACGACCACCGCGCTGACTACCGCGGGCGTGGCGATGACGACCGCTGCAGAGACGCCCAACACCACCGCTGCAGCTAGAGGATCTTTCTCTAGCAACAGCGTGGTCGACACGGTGTCACCCTCCACTCAAGCCTCTACTGCGGCAGTAGAaggggaagaagaggaagacgacgacgacggagGTATCGTAGTTGTGGCGGAAGACGACGCGAGCAACCTGCCCTCTAGGCTGCCACTGCGTCCCGGAGAGGACGACGATGAGCAGCCAGCCGACTTTAGTTTGGCAAAGAGACCGAAATTGTACTTCGGCGATCCGACGGAGGAGGATCTCGCGAGCAACGCGGACAGCAACGAGGACAACGACTCGATGGGCACGATCGATCAACAGAGCTACTCCGTGAGCCAGAACTCGATGAACTCGACGTCCTTGCACAGCAGAGGCGTGCGAAAGAGGAAGTCTCAGCATCCTACTCGATGCGCCGTTCTAACCGAGGTTCACTCTTCGTCCACAGACGGAGATTCGTCCAACGACGAGGAACGAGTACAAAGACGTTGTCTGTCGGAGGGTGCAGGAATGTCGGCGATAAACGACTTCCAGAGCCAACCGGAGGATATGTCCATGTCCAGATTGGAAGCAGAGGAGCGGAAAATCTCTCCGAGTTCTCCAAAGAATCTGAGCTTCAACGACCACGAGTCGAGCTCCCGTTCGCCCGAAACGTGCAACGCAAGGGATGGAACGCGGACGAACGGTGGCGGTGGTAAACGCGATACGGCGTCGTCGCAGGAGAACGTGGAAGATCTATCTCAGGACGAGCCGCGGGATCTGAGCTCGAGAGCGAGCAGCGTGAAATCGCCGAAGAGGCAAATCAGTCCAGAGCCAAAGACGTGCCACGAGCCGGCGGAAACTCGTGCTACAGAAGCCGGCTCAATTTCCGTGGCTTCGATCGGTCAGAAAGATCCGAATTCCTCCGAGTTGGCCGACCGACGGAAGAGCGAGAGCGAGGAGGCGACTAAGGAAGACGAAACAACGACGAGAGTGTCgttgaaaaaggagaaggagccAGAGGAGAAGGCGAAGGAAGAAGAGAACCAGGAGGAAGGTGATGATGAGGAGGATGAGCCGATGGAGGAGGTCGAGGAGGATGATGATGATGAGGAGGTGAACGCGGCGCTGCGTAATCAAGAAGGTGAGCGTCCCGATGATCCCTCCCGTGCCCCGAGCTCGGTCGACAGCCGTCCGACGACAGCCGACGACCTCTCCCACGACTCCTCGACCAACACTTTGCGTCAACTCGAGTCCTTGTCGCAGGGTCGCGCGATGCAGTACACCGGGATGCAGCAGGCGGCTTCGAGGTCTGGCCGCGGCTCTACCAGCCCCGTCAGCCTCACGACGCACCAGGAGACCACCATGGACAATTCCTCACGTGGCTCTCGTTCATCCAGCGCCTCACCCTCCACAGCGGCCATGGATACGGACAATAGCCTTATCACCTATGCCCGTTACGAGAACGGTGGCTTTGTCAGCACCCAGGAGGTTCCCTTGGACCGGGAGAATCCGCGCCGATGTACGGCCTGTGGCAAGGTGTTCCAAAACCATTTTGGGGTCAAGACGCACTATCAGAACGTCCATCTAAAGCTGATGCATCGCTGCAGCGTGGACGGTTGCAACGCAGCCTTCCCCTCCAAGAGGTCACGCGACAGGCATTCGGCTAACTTGAACCTCCATCGAAAACTCCTGTCCACGTCGTCGAGTCCGCCTCTGTCGTCCAGCTTGCCACCAAGCTTATCACCCAGAGTAGACGATACCCAGATGAATCCGTTGTTGCACAACGAGTTCCTCGCGAGATTATACACGGACGCGGGCATCGGTGCTCTCGGAGCTTATCCTCTCACACCTGGACTACCGTCTGCCGTTGATCTGGCAGCCAGAATACCGCCCCCGCATCCTCTTTTACTGCCACCTCACTTGGGAGCTACCTTCTCCGGCCTGTCCTCGTTCGCCTCTCACCTGGCTGGTCTGAACGGGCTTACTCACCAGCATCTCAACCACTTGACCAGGATGTCGCAGGACCAGGGGAACAGGCATCCTCCTGGATCAGGTTCGCCAATGTCCTCGCCGGGTTCCGAGGACCGAAAGGAAGAAGCCAGATGCACGATCCCTGGCTGCGACCGGGTGTTTGGCTCCAGAGCGGTCAGGGACGCCCACTCGAAGGACCCACAGGCTCATCGCGACTTATCGGTTCTGTCGACCAGCGGCTCGTGA